The genomic DNA GCCCGCTATGAAAACAGTCCCCATCGTCCAAGGGACTGCTAGGTAGGCTGCCGGGAGCACCTTCAATAGGTGCTCCAGCGTGTAGCCGTACACCCTCTCCGGTCCCCATCCTAGCCCCTTAGCGGCATCTATTATCGCATTATAGGTATCGAGAGTCCCGGTGTATTGGCTCATCAGCCTGTTAAGCGTGGAAGCATACGTGGCTGGATCGCAAATCGCTAGGTATACGAGGCCTATCAGGACGCCCACCAATCCCACCACGAAAGTGATCAACTGCACTTTCAGGAACTTCCTGAGACCGAATGATGTCAGGAGGAGGAATACGATCATTATGAGGGTGCCGACGATCAGCGATTGTATCGGATCCGCCAGTCTCTCTCCCAGAGAGACTAGGGCGGGGCTGTTAGTCACGAGCCCCAGAGTCAAGAACATTGTGGAGAGAGCGACACAGGAGAATGTGTAACCACCGAAGGCAAACCAGAACGCCAACCAGATGAACCAATTCCAGCTAGAGAGGAAACCTAGGAGGGGATGCAGTGCCCTGCTTATTATCACATAGTCTCCTCCGCTCCTGGGCATAGCTGTTGACGTTAGAGCGTACACCAGGACCTGGAACGCGAACAGAGCTGTCGAGACCAGCAATCCCGGCACTAAGGCTTGAGCCGGGACCACGTAGAGGGCTATTAAGTAGACAAAGACCAGAGCTGTGAAGTATGCCGTGAAGTAGACGTTGTATATGAATGAGTCCTTAGGATAAACCTCCCTAACGAGTCCAGAAGACCTCCTCACGAATATCGTTGGTGCCTCACCCATCATAACGCCCCTGCCGCGCGGTGGCGGAGATTCGCAAGCATGATTTTATATAAATCTATCGCACCTCCCATCGTTTATTTTCAGGAACTTTCTCATACAGAGAGCCCCAGATGGTGGATTATTTGAAAAGAGTCCCGATGCTCTCCGCAGGATGAGGACGGAGTTCAGAGAGTTGGTGAGCCTCAGTGACTTCATTCCATGAGCCGCACGAAAGGCATAATACTGGGGGTTGACGCCGAGGCCTATGCCTAATGAACTGGCGGTAGTCACCGTGCTGGGCGCCGATAGACCGGGCATAGTTGCCGCGATATCATCAGCCCTAGCGGAGGCCAACGCCAACATAATTGACATATCCATGACGGTGCTCAGGGGCATCTTCTCCATGATAATGCTCGTCGACATCTCTAGGAGCGAGCTCGATATAAATTCGCTGAGGGAGGAGCTTGAGAGGAAGGGGGAGCTGGTCGGTGTCAAG from Candidatus Korarchaeota archaeon NZ13-K includes the following:
- a CDS encoding ACT domain-containing protein: MPNELAVVTVLGADRPGIVAAISSALAEANANIIDISMTVLRGIFSMIMLVDISRSELDINSLREELERKGELVGVKVLVLHESVFRFMQRV
- a CDS encoding APC family permease — protein: MMGEAPTIFVRRSSGLVREVYPKDSFIYNVYFTAYFTALVFVYLIALYVVPAQALVPGLLVSTALFAFQVLVYALTSTAMPRSGGDYVIISRALHPLLGFLSSWNWFIWLAFWFAFGGYTFSCVALSTMFLTLGLVTNSPALVSLGERLADPIQSLIVGTLIMIVFLLLTSFGLRKFLKVQLITFVVGLVGVLIGLVYLAICDPATYASTLNRLMSQYTGTLDTYNAIIDAAKGLGWGPERVYGYTLEHLLKVLPAAYLAVPWTMGTVFIAGEVAQVKRAQILGEIGGLAFIGGLTVVIAFLLQKAMGIEFLSAFSYLFYNPPENLKVPIQPYFNTLAFLIIENPLLNLWANLGFIFLGWMYMAQNLLNDSRLLFAWSFDRLIPEKFAEVNERFNSPIYALLTVFVIAEAFLFAIVFVPELQVISSIMALSFSVIIMSLAAIFFPYRRKDLFESSEVNWKISGVPVITILGILSLLVNLIANYYWITDPNYGAVNDISVAAMLTVIVVGILIYLLGILRMRRKGIEVSKVYTQLPPV